The sequence below is a genomic window from Kitasatospora kifunensis.
GTCCTACCTGCCGCACGCTCCCAGCATCAGAGGGCCGGGGGACGGAAGATCCCCAGAAGTACCACACGGCCCACGCAGTCCGTAACCCGGTTGAACACATGCGTTACTCGAACGATTCGCAGATAAGGGAATGGTGAGGGGGCAGCAGTCGGCATTGCAGGCCTGTGCTTGTGCAGGCACGCCATGACTGATTTCAGTCGTGGCATCGCGGGCAGTCAGGGCGCGCCGGCGGCCTGGTAAGCGCGCAGGATCACTGCGGACAGGACGACTCCCAGACCACCTCAGCCTGGTCCTCGGCGTCCACTTCGGCAACCGCGATGCCCCCTGCCGGAAGGCCGGTAGAACGAGATCCGGGCGGAGTCCGTCTCGCACACACCGTGGCCCGCGTTCCCGTACAGGCACGCCACCGCGCCCACTACAGCCGCGCGCGACGCGCTGCACTACCGACGCCACCATGGGCGTGACGACGACCTGTGCCCCGGGCACCAGGACCGGTGCTGCGGCCCGGTGGTGCGTTTGCTCACGTAAAAACTCCTGCAAGCCGACCGAAGGTAGTGACGGTCGTCCGGCAGCGTCAAGGGCCGGGCTCTACCTGGACAACCAGGTAGAGCCCGGCCTGGTCTCGTCACCGCCATCGCGCAAGGTTCAGCGGCATGCTGAACGAGTCGCTGACATCCATGGCAGGATCCGCTGCCTCAGCTACGGCACCGAATGATGGAGACCTCGAAGGTTCCCATTCTCCAGACGAGTTGGCCTCCGGAAGTCCATCCTGAACTCATGACCCTGCCCAGTGTCTCTCCGGCTACGCCCACCACGGCAAAGATCACCGCAGTGACACGGCGCGACATCTTTGACTACCTGCGCGGTACCGGCACCCCGTGGTGGGGGCGACTCGACGACGAGATTGCATTCCTGGAGCGGCTTTACAAGCTCGACGAGCTGCCGTCGACCGATAGCCGATTCGCCACAGCACGCGGCGACATCCTCCAGCACCGGTTCAACAACTACGACTGGGACGATGACTGGATCTTCACGGATCCCCGTCTAGCGCTCCGCTCCGGGCCAGACGAGGTACTGCTCGCCTTCCTCGTGCAGACTTTGCACCCGGATGTGCTCTTCGACGTTGACCAAGCCTCACGGCGCGTCGGTCAACTGAACCGCCTCTTGGAGCCTGACGGCTGGGCACTTCGCGCCCACCGGTTCCTGTCGGGGCGGCCGATCTACACGCCGGTCCGGGTGCAAGCCGCCGGCCCGCTGGTGTCGTTACCCCTGAGCGACGATGACGCGGGCAAGCTCGATCTCGTTCTCGGCCAGGTCTACAGCCTCCTCGACTGCGACGGGCAGGAGGCTACGCGGGACCTCCTACGCAAGGCCACGCTCACGTTGCGCCGCGACGGCGGCATCTACCACCCCATGCCGGACGACAACTGGACCTCCAGCACATACGAGGCCGTCCTCACAGTCGACCGCCCGCTCCTCCCAAGGTTCACGCCAGCCGTGGTCGATGCCATCTGGCAGCCGCTGGGAGCAGTGCTCGCACGGCTCGGACGCGAAGACGTGCAGTCGCTCATGGTCGAAGGCGACATGGGGCCGATGCCCTACATCCCGCACGACTGGAGAGGCCGCGCGGTCACACCGGCCTCCCCCGTGATCCGCGGTGCCCGCATCAACTTTGCTTCCACCGACTTCGACGTTGTGCGCCAGGACTTCTCCGACCTTGAGATCCATTCCGCTGCGGACGGCGGTTTCCACTACCTCTACGACACTCGGGCGAACAGGCGGGTCACCGACTTCATTCTCGACGACCGACCCCAAGTAGCGACGCTGTGCAACGTCACCATCATCAGGAAGGACGATACCTACTCTCCCCGAATCAAGCTGTGGAAGAAGGACAAGACCAAAGCCGAGAAGGCAGTGGCCATGGAGGTCATTCCTGGAACCGAGACCACGCAGATCATCAAGGCCGTCGTCGACACCAGTGATGCCCACGAGAACTTCTGGAAGGTCATCAACTTCCTCCAAGGGTGCACCGGGCTCCACACCCCGGGCAGTCGCGCCGGTCTCGCTGTCGGCGATGCCGCTCAGCTCGCCGAAATTCTGACCGGCCAGGACCGGACCATGCTCCTGCACGCGCTCAAAACCGTAATCGGCGGTTCCCTCACCGAAGAGGACATCCGGCTCATCAGCAATCGCAAGGCCCAGCTCCGGCGCTTCGACCGGCTGCTGAACGACCCTGAATATTTTCAGAAGGAGAAGGAGCGAACCGCCAAGTCGAGCGAAGCGCTCTGGCAGGACTATTTCGAAGGAAACCCCTGGATCTTCGGTTACGGCCTCAACCTCATCGCCTGCGAGGCCCTCGATGACGGCAAGCTCGAACGCATCACCACCGGGGCCAACATCTTCACCGGAGCCGGCAAGCGGATCGACGCGATCATGCGCTCCAAAGGCTTCATCAGCAGCATGCTGTTCTGCGAGATCAAGACCCACGAGACGCCGCTGCTCGCCAAGACCCTCTACCGCGCCCCGGACGTCTACCAAGCCTCGACGGAACTCGGAGGCGGAGTTGCCCAGGTACAAAAGACCGTCCACAAGGCCCAACGGCTGATCTCCGACGAACTGACCCGCCTGTACCAGGACGACGGCACCCCGACCGGCACCGAACTCTCGACCACCAAACCCCGCCAAGTCCTCGTGATCGGCAGCCTGAACGAATTCAAGCAGGACGGCGCCGTCAACCCGGAGAGGCTCAGCTCCTTCGAGCTCTACCGATCCTCTGTCCAAGGCATCGAGGTCATCACGTTCGATGAACTCTACGACCGCGCCTGCTTCATCGTGGAGGACCGATAGAACTCCGCCACCCCTCCACCACCACGAGAAGCCTGTTCGAGCCTCGTAGCACTCTGTAGTGCCGAGCAACGGGCTACCAGCACGACCTGCCAGCATCGCCCCGCACCTCTCGACGCCTCTCATCCGTTGAGGCCGCCGCGTGTGCACTGGTTGTGAAATGATCTTCCATGGAGCTTCTATTTCCGCAGGTCAGAGGCATGTTCGATCAGAACTTCGACCTGTAAGGCGCCTGATTGACCGCCAGACTCCTTGACCGGTACGCCGTGAGCCCCCGATCCACTCCGCCGAGGAGCCGGTCGGGGGCTCACGTCGTACCCGCGGGCGGCAGGTGGTGTGCGGCGGGTCAGCGGCCCGACGGGCTCAGGGCCAGCAGGGCCAGGTCGTCGGTGGCCGGGCCGCCGTGGGCCTGGACGTCGGCGCCGACGAAGGCGACCAGCTGTTCGGGGGTGACGCAGGCCCGGGCGGCGAAACGGGTGGCCAGCCGTTCGGTGAGGGGGTAGAAACGGCCGTCCCGGTCGCGGGCCTCGGTGACGCCGTCGGTGTGCAGCAGCAGCGTCTGACCGGCCGCGAGTGGGACCGAGGTGGGCGGCGTCGGGTGCTGGGTGCGCAGGTGACCCAGGCCCAGCGGGAGGTCCTGACGGCAGTGCACGGTCTGCACGGTGCCGCCGGCCACGATCACCGGGTCCAGGTGGCCGCGGTTGATCAGCTGCACCGTGTCGGCGCCGGGCCGGTGCTCCAGCAGGACGGCGGTGACGAAGAGCTCCTCGTCCTCGCGCTCCACCGCGCCGCGCCGGACCTGGCGGTCCAGCAGTGCGGCGAGTTCGGCCAGTTCGGCGGTCTCGTGCGCGGTGGCCCGGAAGGCGCCGAGCAGGTCGGCCACCGTCCGTACGGCCTCCAGGCCCTTGCCCCGCACGTCGCCGAGCAGCACCCGGGTGCCGAAGCGGGTGTCGCACAGCTCGTACAGGTCGCCACCGATCGCCACCTCGGCCTGCGCGGCGCGGTAGTGGCCGGCCGTCCGCAGGGCGCCGACCTGCTCGGGGACCGGGTGCAGCACGGTGCGCTGCAGCGCCTCGCTGACGGTGCGGGCCCGCACCAGGTGGCGGGCCTGCCGGATGCGCTGGTGGGAGAGCATCACGCCAGCCAGTGCGGCCAGCAGGGTGGAGAGGTAGACCCAGAGGTGGTGGTGCTCGTAGAGGTGGCCGACCCGGGCCGCGAGCGCCAGCTGGAGCACCAGCGCACCGATGCCGGAGGCGGCGGTGGCCACCGTCCCGAAGCCGAAGGCGACCAGCACGGGCAGCCCGGTGAGCAGGAAGCCGGCCGCCGTGGCCTGCGGAAAGGCGACCTCGATGGTCAGGTCGGTGAAGATCAGCAGCGTGGGCAGCCAGCGCACCCAGTGCGGGGCGAGGTCGGCCTCGTGGTCGGCGGTGGTGGTACCGGCGAGGGCGGCGCGCAACCGGGCGGCCAGCGTGCGGCGTGCCTCGGGCGGCGCGGGCCGGGCGGGGCTCGCGGGCACGGGGCCGGCGGGCACGGCGGACCTCGCGGACACGGCTGACCTCCTCGGCCGGTGGGAAGCGGGGGCGAGCTTCCATGGTCTCCCACCCGCGAGGAGGGCACCGGAGGTCCTTCGACCCGCCACCCCGGGACCAAAGTCCCGCTCTCCCCGGTCTGCGCCGGCGGCCCCTGTCAGCCCCGCACGGTGACCGGGAGCGACTGGTAGCCGCGCAGTACCAACCGCGAGCGGCGCACCGGCTCGCGGGCCGGCGCCAGCCGGGGGAACCGGCTCAACAGGGCGGGCAGCGCGCAGGTCGCCTCCAGCCGGGCCAGCTGGGCGCCCAGACAGTAGTGCGGGCCACCGCCGAAGGAGAGCGCCTGGCTGTCCTGACGGGTCGGGTCGAACAGGTCGGGGCGGTCGTAGCGGGCCGGATCCCGGTTGGCCGCGCCGATCAGCAGCAGGACCCCGCCGGTGGGCGACAGCGGCACGCCCGCCACACTCAGGCCCTCGACCAGCGGCAGGCGATTGGTGAGCTGCACCGGGGAGTCGTAGCGCAGCACCTCCTCGACGAAGCCTGCCGAGCTGATCCGGCCGCTGCGCAGCCCGTCCGCCGCCCAGGGGTGCTCGAAAGCCAGGGCCAGCCCGTTGCCGAGCAGGTTGGTGGTGGTCTCGAAGCCGGCCACCAGCAGCAGGAGCAGGTTGGCCAGCAACTCCTGGTCGCTGAGCCGCCCGTCGGCGCCGTCGGCCACCTGAACCAGCGCGCTGACCAGGTCGCCGCGCGGCTCGGCGCGCCGCTGGTCGGCCAACTCGCCGAGATAGTCCACCAGTTCGTCGCTGGCGGCGTCTGCGGTGGCCAGCTCCTGCGGGCTGATCACCGGCTCCAACAGGACGGAGAGAGCGCTGCCCAGGTCGCGGAAGCGGAAGCGGTCCGACTCGGGCACGCCGAGCAGTTCGCAGATCACGCCGACCGGCAGCCGGAAGGCGAAGGTCTCCATGAAGTCGACCGCGGTGCCGTCCGCCCCGAGGTCGGCCAGCTCGGTCAGCAGCCGGTCGACGGCGGCCCGCACCGCCGGTGCCAGTGCGGCCACCCGGCGGGCGGTGAAGACCGAGGCGATCAGCGATCGCATCCGGGCGTGGTCCGGCGCGTTGTTCTCCAGGACCGAGCGGCTGAGCAGCAGCCTGGCGGAGTGCTCGTGGAAGGTCGGGTCGAAGCCGCCGCGCGCCTGGGCGTCGGCCACGCCGAAGGCGGAGTCGCGCAGCAGCTGGTGAACCGTGCGGTACTCGGGGACGAGCAGCATCTCGTCCCAGATCCGGCTGACCGGGCCGAGCCGGTGCGCGCGGGCGTAGATGGGATAGGGGTTCGCGGAGCCCGCTGGGGTCAGCAGAGCATCGATGATCTCCGTACCGTCCAAGGCGTCCATAACTCGTATCAACCGCACGGTGGGTCGGCCGAGTTCCCGTCGGCCGCATACCCTGGCGGCATGGAGATCTGGATCAACCCCCGCTGCGGCAAGTGCCGCAGCGCACTGAGTGCGATGGACGCGGCCAAACTGAAGTACACCGTGCGGCGCTACCTGGAGGATCCGCCCTCGGTGGACGAGCTGACCACGGTGCTCGGGCGGCTCGGTCTGGAGCCCTGGGACATCACGCGGTTGGACGAGCCGGTGGCCAAGGAGTCGGGCATGCGCGAGTGGGGGCGCGAAGCCGCGGACCGGCAGCGCTGGCTCGAGGCGCTGGCGCAGCACCCGATCCTGGTGCAGCGCCCGATCATCACCGCCGACGACGGGCACGCCGTGATCGCCCGTACTCCGCAGGCGCTGCAGTCGGTGCTGCCCGAGCAGTCGTAGGCGGGATACCGGCGGGCCGGTGCGCCTGGTGCGCCAGACTGGGCGGGTGGCAGACCAGACGACCTTCATCGCCTTCCTGCGCGCCGTCAACGTGGGCGGCCGCACCGTCACGATGGAGCGGCTGCGCGCGCTCTTCGGCGAACTCGGCCTGGCCGCCGTACGGACGTACATCCAGAGCGGCAACGTCTTCTTCAGCGCGGACTCCGGGGTGGACCGCGCCGCGCTGACCCGCCGGATCGAGGCCCACCTGAGCCAGGCGCTCGGGTACCAGGTGCCCACCGTGCTGCGCACGGTGGACGAGCTGGCGGCCGTGCTGGCGGCCGACCCGTTTCACGAGGTGGAGATCACGCCGGAGGTCCGGCTCTGCGTGGTCTTCCTCTCCGAACCGCCACCCGCCGACCTCGCCCTGCCGCTGCGCTCGCCCAAGGGCGACCTGGAGGTGATTGCGGTCACGCCCGGCGAGGCCTTCGTGGTCGCCCGGCGCCTGGCGGGGCGAGCGCCGGCCAACCCCGCGACGGTCTTCGGCAGGACGTACCGGGGGCACGGCACCAGCCGGTTCTTCCACACCGCGGCCAAGATCCTGGCCGCGGCGCGGAAGGGGTGACGGGGTGATCGGGACCGCGACAGCCGGCCCCAGCTAGCGCCACGTCAGGCAACAGAGCGACCGGCACATGGTCGGTCTCAGCCGGCGGCCAGCCGCGTGACGGTGGCGGTGGTCAGGGCGAGCGTGTCGGCGGAGAGCGGAGCGAGCGCGGAGCCGACGGCGGCCGGGTCGGCCTGCTTGGCGGCGGCGACCAGGGCGGCCGCGTGCTTCTGCAGCGCGGCGAGCTGATCCTCGGCACCGGCGGTGGACTCCGGCGAGGCCAGGCGCTGGATCGGACCGCCTGGCAGCACCCCGGCCGGCGCCGACGGCAGCGCGGGTCCGGAGGGGAGAGCGGGTCCGGAGGGGACGGCAGACGGTGGCGCCGAAGTGCCGGCCGTCGCCGCCGGCAGCGCCGACCTGAGCTTCTCCGCGGCCATGCCGAGCTGCCCCAACTTGCCCTGCAGCGCGGGCTCCTCCGTCGCCGTGCCGGAGCCCGGGGTACTCACCGCGACCAGCTCGTTCACCGCCTGAAGTACGCCGCCGAGCGCGCCCAAGGTCGCCATGGTCTGCGGCACGTCGGGCGCCGCCTGCGGCCTGATCATCGGATGCCGGTGGGCGTCGGCCACCGGGCTCGCACCGCTTGCCGCGATGCCGGTGGTGGCGGCGATGGCGCCGGCCAGCGCCGTACTGAGCAGGACCGTGGTCCACTTGCTGTGCATGGGGGTGAGCTTCCTTCCAAGGGGTCGGGGCCTGAGCGGCCTGCCTCCACCTTGGGCACCCACAGTGACGGGCCGCCATCGCGGATAGTCCGAATGTGGCCCAACTACTGCGCTGCACCGGCCAGAT
It includes:
- a CDS encoding Shedu anti-phage system protein SduA domain-containing protein — its product is MTLPSVSPATPTTAKITAVTRRDIFDYLRGTGTPWWGRLDDEIAFLERLYKLDELPSTDSRFATARGDILQHRFNNYDWDDDWIFTDPRLALRSGPDEVLLAFLVQTLHPDVLFDVDQASRRVGQLNRLLEPDGWALRAHRFLSGRPIYTPVRVQAAGPLVSLPLSDDDAGKLDLVLGQVYSLLDCDGQEATRDLLRKATLTLRRDGGIYHPMPDDNWTSSTYEAVLTVDRPLLPRFTPAVVDAIWQPLGAVLARLGREDVQSLMVEGDMGPMPYIPHDWRGRAVTPASPVIRGARINFASTDFDVVRQDFSDLEIHSAADGGFHYLYDTRANRRVTDFILDDRPQVATLCNVTIIRKDDTYSPRIKLWKKDKTKAEKAVAMEVIPGTETTQIIKAVVDTSDAHENFWKVINFLQGCTGLHTPGSRAGLAVGDAAQLAEILTGQDRTMLLHALKTVIGGSLTEEDIRLISNRKAQLRRFDRLLNDPEYFQKEKERTAKSSEALWQDYFEGNPWIFGYGLNLIACEALDDGKLERITTGANIFTGAGKRIDAIMRSKGFISSMLFCEIKTHETPLLAKTLYRAPDVYQASTELGGGVAQVQKTVHKAQRLISDELTRLYQDDGTPTGTELSTTKPRQVLVIGSLNEFKQDGAVNPERLSSFELYRSSVQGIEVITFDELYDRACFIVEDR
- a CDS encoding PP2C family protein-serine/threonine phosphatase, producing the protein MSARSAVPAGPVPASPARPAPPEARRTLAARLRAALAGTTTADHEADLAPHWVRWLPTLLIFTDLTIEVAFPQATAAGFLLTGLPVLVAFGFGTVATAASGIGALVLQLALAARVGHLYEHHHLWVYLSTLLAALAGVMLSHQRIRQARHLVRARTVSEALQRTVLHPVPEQVGALRTAGHYRAAQAEVAIGGDLYELCDTRFGTRVLLGDVRGKGLEAVRTVADLLGAFRATAHETAELAELAALLDRQVRRGAVEREDEELFVTAVLLEHRPGADTVQLINRGHLDPVIVAGGTVQTVHCRQDLPLGLGHLRTQHPTPPTSVPLAAGQTLLLHTDGVTEARDRDGRFYPLTERLATRFAARACVTPEQLVAFVGADVQAHGGPATDDLALLALSPSGR
- a CDS encoding cytochrome P450, giving the protein MDALDGTEIIDALLTPAGSANPYPIYARAHRLGPVSRIWDEMLLVPEYRTVHQLLRDSAFGVADAQARGGFDPTFHEHSARLLLSRSVLENNAPDHARMRSLIASVFTARRVAALAPAVRAAVDRLLTELADLGADGTAVDFMETFAFRLPVGVICELLGVPESDRFRFRDLGSALSVLLEPVISPQELATADAASDELVDYLGELADQRRAEPRGDLVSALVQVADGADGRLSDQELLANLLLLLVAGFETTTNLLGNGLALAFEHPWAADGLRSGRISSAGFVEEVLRYDSPVQLTNRLPLVEGLSVAGVPLSPTGGVLLLIGAANRDPARYDRPDLFDPTRQDSQALSFGGGPHYCLGAQLARLEATCALPALLSRFPRLAPAREPVRRSRLVLRGYQSLPVTVRG
- a CDS encoding ArsC/Spx/MgsR family protein, yielding MEIWINPRCGKCRSALSAMDAAKLKYTVRRYLEDPPSVDELTTVLGRLGLEPWDITRLDEPVAKESGMREWGREAADRQRWLEALAQHPILVQRPIITADDGHAVIARTPQALQSVLPEQS
- a CDS encoding DUF1697 domain-containing protein — translated: MADQTTFIAFLRAVNVGGRTVTMERLRALFGELGLAAVRTYIQSGNVFFSADSGVDRAALTRRIEAHLSQALGYQVPTVLRTVDELAAVLAADPFHEVEITPEVRLCVVFLSEPPPADLALPLRSPKGDLEVIAVTPGEAFVVARRLAGRAPANPATVFGRTYRGHGTSRFFHTAAKILAAARKG